The window CAAAAAAAGAAATCTCGCCTTTATGTTTGAGGAAAAAAGAGGATGTTGGATTCATGCGAAGCAATGGTGTGGGGTAGCCGAAATGTTTATTTCAACCGGCTCAAGATCCATCCGCTGGTAATTTTTTTCGTTTCTTTATAAATCGCTTCATGCACGGCGTCGGGCGATTGATTGCCGTCGATAATGCGAAACCGTTTGGCGTGTGTCTGGGCCAATTGCAAATATCCGTTGCGGATGCGGTTAAAGAAATCCTGATCTTCGCTTTCAAGGCGATCCATGTGGCCGTTGCTTTTGCGACGCCGCGATTCTTCCCACGCGATATCGATGAAAAACGTCAATTGCGGCGTGAGCCCGCCGGTCGCCAGTAAATTGGCGCGTTTGACATTTTCCAAATCGATGCCGCGGCCATAACCCTGATACGCCGTAGTCGAATCGAAAAACCGGTCGATCAAAACAACGTCACATTCCCGCATACCGGGAATGATGCGTTCGTAGACGATTTGCGCACGCGCCGCTTCATACAAAAGCAATTCCGTCATCGCGCCCATTTCGGCGTGTTGATTCGACAAAAGAATTTTACGGATTTCTTCGGAGATCGGTGTGCCGCCCGGATCGCGCAGCGTGAGTACATTAAAAGTGTCGGCGCGCAGCCTCTCAGCCAGTTTCTCCACTTGCGTCGACTTGCCGCACGCGTCAATGCCCTCGAAACTTATAAAAAGCCCGTTTGCCACGTGAATCTCCGGTTTTTGTTGAACATTTCGGACGGACGAATGTAAAAAAATTATCCTAATAAGGAAAGTAATAATTGGGTCGTTTTCAAAAGACACTATTCGCTTTTAAAATTTATAATCCGATAAGCCGGAATTCATCCCCACACGGCTTTCACCAACGCCGGCAGAATTTCCCCGCTTTTACCCTGAAGATAATAAGTTGCTTTCGGACTCAACGGCGTTACTTCCGGATTAATTTCCACTACCGTTGCGCCGTTCCGCAAAGCATCCAATGGCAGCCCGGAAGCCGGAAAGACAACGCCCGACGTTCCGATGGCAAAAAAAACATCGCATTGACGCGAGATCTCCATAGCTTCGTGCATTTCTTTTACCGGCAACATTTCGCCAAACCATACGACGTCGGGCCGCAGCATGCCCCCGCATCGCGGACACCGCGGCGGAACATCGCCGGTATCTTTCCATAACTCCACGACGACGTCTTCTTCAAAACATTTCGTACGCTTGATGTTCCCGTGTATTTCCAAAACATGATGGTTTCCGGCCAGCCGGTGCAAACCGTCGATATTTTGTGTGACGAGAGTGAACGATTCCGCGCGCTGCTCGATCTCAGCCAATGCAAAATGTCCGGGGTTGGGTTGAACTTTGGCGATCATTTCGCGGCGCATGGCATACCATTCCCATACCATGGCCGGATTGCGCCGGAAAGCCTGCGGCGTGGCCAGTTCCTCCGGATTGAATTGCGCCCACATGCCCGTCTGCGCATCACGAAAAGTCGGAACGCCGCTCTCGGCGGAAATGCCTGCGCCGGTAAACGCTACAATACGTTTTGCCGTGCGTAATTTTTCGATGAGTTTTTGGTCAAACATTAGCTATTGCAGATAATTTAGTTTTCGCTGAAAAAGTCGAAAAATGTACAACTCTGTCTACTTCGAACTCGTTTCACCCTTGCGCCAATTTCTCGAGCATTTTCAACGTTGCTTCGTAAAACGGTTTAACGGACGGAATGAACAAGCTTTCGTCAGGCGAATGCGCACCTTGAATTGTCGGACCGAATGAAATCATTTCCATACCTGAAAATTTTTCGCCGATGATTCCACATTCCAGACCTGCATGAATGGCCGTGACATGCGGTTCTTTGCCGTACATTGCCTGAAATGTCGTTTTAGCGATGCCGAGCACTTTCGATTTCATGTCCGGTTTCCATCCAGGATATCCTTCCGATTGTGTCATCTCGGCGCCCGCGAGTTCAGCAGTCGCGCGCACCCGATCGACCAGCGCGTCTTTTTCCGTTTCGATGAAACTGCGTTGATTGCTCCCGATCAATATTGATGTATGCGTCATTTCGATCGTCGCCAGGTTCACCGACGTCTCCACAAGTCCGGATAATTCTTTGCTCATCGCCATCACACCGTGCGGCAACGCATGTAATAAATTAATCAAAACGGCCGTTTGTGATTTCTTCATGACATGTGGTTTTTCCGTGGACGTTTCGGTCAGTGTCATTTTTAAATGCGGATCGGTCGAATGATAGACCGGTTTGATAGCTTTCTGCAATCGCTGAAAATCCTTTTTGAACGACGCAACATCTTCGTTTGAAATGGCCAGGACGGCCTCTGCTTCGCGCGGAATCGCATTGCGTTTACTGCCGCCGTGAAGATGCGACAGACGAAAACTGTACGAACGGTGCAAGCTCCAGAGAATTCGCGCAAGGATCTTGATCGCGTTTGCGCGGCCGAGATGAATATCGAGACCGGAATGGCCGCCGACTGCGCCTTCGACTTTGATTTGCAATGCCGTCATGCCGTCGTGCACGTCCTTCCATTTGACTGGAAACGTAATCGTCGCATCTTTGGCGCCGGCGCATCCGACAAAAAGAACGCCTTCTTCTTCGGAATCCAGGTTGATCAAGCGACGTCCTTTGAGCATTTTCGGGTCCAGATGCGTCGCGCCGGTCAGGCCGGTTTCCTCATCGATGGTAAAAAGCATTTCCAGCGGTCCGTGCACGAGCGAGTCGTCGCTTAAAATCGCCAGCATCGTCGCCACTGCAATACCGTTGTCCGCGCCGAGCGTCGTACCCGTCGCTTTGATCCATTCGCCGTCAACGCGCGGACGGATCGGATCTTTGTCGAAATCCATCGTCACGTCTTTGTTTTTTTCGCACACCATATCGAGATGGCCTTGCAAAACGACCGCCGGCGCATTTTCCAAACCGGCCGACGCCGCTTTCCTGACGACGATATTGCCCGTGGTGTCTTCCTGAATTTCACGGTTCAGTTTCTTAGCCGTTTCAATAATATATGTGCGGATTTTTTCTTCTTTTTTGGAAGGCCGGGGAACCTGCGTGATCTGGTAAAAATAATCGAAGACCTGACGCGGTTCCAGTCCGGATAAACTATGTTCAGCCATGATTGTCTCCCTGAATAAGTGGGACATAAAATAACCTTTCCCTTCGCGATTATCAAATGCGATTTGTTAGGTGTCATTCCCGCGCAAGCGGGAATCCAAGAAGGGCTCGAACAAGTTTTTCCTCGTTACTATTGTCGAAACACGGTTTTATCAAGGCCGGAAAATACGCGTTGAATGAAATTGCCATTCCCCTGACAAGTCGGGGGAATCCAGACCAGAAAGCATATTCTCATAAGTGTTCCTACGGCTACGCCGTGCCACTTTCTTTGTCTTGATACAAAGAAAGTAGCCAAAGAAAAATCAAGGCTGTGATAAAACTGCCGGAATCCGAGTTCGCTTACTTAGTGGCGGAAAATAGTTCCAAATTCTATCGCATTCATAAACGTGATCAATCATTTCACATTTTCCGCTGAACCTTTCGCGAACTCGTATTCTCTTCGGCGGTTTTATCAAGGCCAAGGAAATACGTGTCGAATGGGATTGTCATTCCCGCGTACGCAGGAATCCAGAACGAAATTCCAAATTAGTGTGTGAAATCTGGATACCCGCGTTCGCGGGTATGACATAAGAGTTGGAAAAGTTCCCATTCCTTTCAAAGAGATTTGGTGTTAGTTGGGCATTTCTGACCGGCCTTGCAAAAAACGCCGGACTAAGAACCGGCGTTCGCATATCATCATGCGGAAAACGTGAAACACATTCAATCTTTGAGCAAAACTAATAGCATGTAACTGTTTTC of the bacterium genome contains:
- a CDS encoding aminoacyl-histidine dipeptidase gives rise to the protein MAEHSLSGLEPRQVFDYFYQITQVPRPSKKEEKIRTYIIETAKKLNREIQEDTTGNIVVRKAASAGLENAPAVVLQGHLDMVCEKNKDVTMDFDKDPIRPRVDGEWIKATGTTLGADNGIAVATMLAILSDDSLVHGPLEMLFTIDEETGLTGATHLDPKMLKGRRLINLDSEEEGVLFVGCAGAKDATITFPVKWKDVHDGMTALQIKVEGAVGGHSGLDIHLGRANAIKILARILWSLHRSYSFRLSHLHGGSKRNAIPREAEAVLAISNEDVASFKKDFQRLQKAIKPVYHSTDPHLKMTLTETSTEKPHVMKKSQTAVLINLLHALPHGVMAMSKELSGLVETSVNLATIEMTHTSILIGSNQRSFIETEKDALVDRVRATAELAGAEMTQSEGYPGWKPDMKSKVLGIAKTTFQAMYGKEPHVTAIHAGLECGIIGEKFSGMEMISFGPTIQGAHSPDESLFIPSVKPFYEATLKMLEKLAQG
- a CDS encoding NAD-dependent deacylase is translated as MFDQKLIEKLRTAKRIVAFTGAGISAESGVPTFRDAQTGMWAQFNPEELATPQAFRRNPAMVWEWYAMRREMIAKVQPNPGHFALAEIEQRAESFTLVTQNIDGLHRLAGNHHVLEIHGNIKRTKCFEEDVVVELWKDTGDVPPRCPRCGGMLRPDVVWFGEMLPVKEMHEAMEISRQCDVFFAIGTSGVVFPASGLPLDALRNGATVVEINPEVTPLSPKATYYLQGKSGEILPALVKAVWG
- the tmk gene encoding dTMP kinase; the encoded protein is MANGLFISFEGIDACGKSTQVEKLAERLRADTFNVLTLRDPGGTPISEEIRKILLSNQHAEMGAMTELLLYEAARAQIVYERIIPGMRECDVVLIDRFFDSTTAYQGYGRGIDLENVKRANLLATGGLTPQLTFFIDIAWEESRRRKSNGHMDRLESEDQDFFNRIRNGYLQLAQTHAKRFRIIDGNQSPDAVHEAIYKETKKITSGWILSRLK